The following coding sequences lie in one Rutidosis leptorrhynchoides isolate AG116_Rl617_1_P2 chromosome 4, CSIRO_AGI_Rlap_v1, whole genome shotgun sequence genomic window:
- the LOC139840718 gene encoding uncharacterized protein, producing MNKFAVLSESEEDFKSDEGDLNEDNPEEDVLATNEKSYSVLGANEIEGIDPASWNIRGMCQVDKQKEVAKFIKDEHLCMCAVIETHLKPGNINKACQNVFKHWNWASNVVLSPNSCRIIVGWNNNVINSMILQVDRQVILCLVESIDKKIKFYCSYVYGSNSGKERKSTLKKLDRIMCNNDFFSTYPQARGIFLPYMVSDHSPSLLNIPNCLVKRKRSFRFMNHVTCKDEFLSVVEQAWKEQVVGHKMFQVVTKLKKLKKKFNSLNWNNGNVFSKVTEMKDRLRKCQDAIDKNPHDHQSRVAAVNALNDYEKQNKKSLFCCSRRLKFSGDLVADQFVDHFQKFLGDNGKCIPLQRMGNIFENKLSNEESIAMVGPVTDEEVKSALFDIDDNKASGPDGYSSLFFKKAWNIVDDLLVFCHGDEFSVSVIKKGLDDFGLVSGLVPNLKITNLLQFSVGKLPMKYLGVPLLAKKLGIQDCKSLINKIKKKVLNWKNRKLSYAGRLQLVASVLSYMQNYWASVYILPCGVIDDIDRILKTFLWCQDGSLKGRAKVAWKDVCLPKDQGRLGLKPLKEWNETFVVKNLWRIFTQSDSLWSKWLRDKIKPHIHVKHNLYSDDEYLWITNGGTVVKFSTHQVWSDFRSNSNKVD from the exons ATGAATAAGTTTGCTGTGTTATCTGAAAGTGAAGAAGACTTTAAGTCTGATGAGGGGGACTTAAATGAAGATAATCCAGAAGAGGATGTTTTGGCTACTAATGAAAAGAGTTATAGTGTATTGGGTGCAAATGAGATTGAGGGGATTGACCCAG CCAGCTGGAATATTAGAGGTATGTGTCAGGTTGATAAACAAAAAGAAGTGGCTAAGTTTATTAAAGATGAACATCTGTGTATGTGTGCTGTTATTGAAACTCATCTCAAACCTGGTAATATTAACAAGGCATGTCAGAATGTATTTAAGCATTGGAATTGGGCATCTAATGTTGTCCTTAGCCCTAATAGTTGCAGAATTATTGTTGGATGGAACAACAATGTTATTAATAGTATGATTCTTCAAGTTGATAGACAAGTCATCCTTTGTTTGGTTGAATCTATTGATAAGAAGATTAAGTTTTACTGCAGTTATGTTTATGGTAGTAATAGTGGTAAGGAAAGGAAGAG TACTCTTAAAAAGCTGGATAGAATCATGTGCAATAATGATTTTTTCTCTACATATCCTCAGGCTCGTGGCATCTTTCTTCCTTATATGGTATCTGATCACAGTCCTTCCCTTCTTAATATCCCTAATTGTTTAGTGAAAAGGAAGAGATCCTTTAGATTTATGAACCATGTTACATGTAAAGATGAGTTCCTTTCAGTTGTTGAGCAAGCATGGAAGGAGCAGGTTGTTGGCCATAAAATGTTTCAAGTGGTCACAAAGTTGAAAAAGCTTAAAAAGAAATTTAATTCTTTGAATTGGAATAATGGGAATGTCTTTTCTAAAGTTACTGAAATGAAGGATAGATTAAGGAAGTGCCAAGATGCCATTGATAAAAATCCTCATGATCATCAGAGTAGAGTTGCTGCAGTCAATGCTTTGAATGACTATGAAAAGCAAAACAAGAAGAGCTTATTTTGTTGCAGCAGAAGGCTAAA ATTTAGTGGTGATCTTGTTGCTGACCAGTTTGTTGACCATTTTCAAAAGTTCTTAGGGGACAATGGTAAATGTATTCCTCTACAGAGAATGGGAAATATTTTTGAAAATAAGCTTTCTAATGAAGAGTCCATTGCTATGGTGGGTCCTGTTACAGATGAGGAAGTTAAAAGTGCTCTTTTTGACATTGATGACAACAAGGCTTCAGGACCTGATGGCTATTCATCACTCTTTTTCAAAAAAGCATGGAATATTGTTG ATGATTTACTTGTCTTTTGCCATGGAGATGAGTTCTCTGTGAGTGTTATTAAAAAAGGGCTTGATGACTTTGGTCTTGTTTCTGGTTTAGTTCCAAAT CTCAAGATCACTAATCTTCTGCAGTTCTCTGTTGGTAAACTGCCTATGAAGTATTTAGGTGTCCCCCTTTTGGCCAAAAAGCTTGGTATTCAAGACTGTAAAagcttaattaataagattaaaaagaaAGTGTTAAATTGGAAGAATAGGAAGCTCTCATATGCTGGAAGATTGCAATTGGTTGCTTCTGTTCTCTCATATATGCAGAATTATTGGGCCTCTGTCTATATTCTTCCATGTGGTGTTATTGATGATATTGATAGAATTTTGAAAACCTTCTTATGGTGTCAAGATGGTTCTTTAAAAGGTAGAGCTAAAGTTGCTTGGAAGGATGTGTGTTTGCCTAAAGATCAAGGTAGATTGGGGCTTAAGCCTTTAAAAGAGTGGAATGAAACTTTTGTTGTAAAAAACTTATGGAGAATTTTTACTCAATCTGATTCTTTATGGAGCAAATGG TTGAGAGACAAGATCAAGCCTCATATTCATGTTAAACATAACCTTTATTCTGATGATGAATACTTGTGGATCACTAATGGTGGAACTGTGGTCAAGTTTTCAACTCATCAAGTATGGAGTGACTTCAGAAGTAATAGTAATAAAGTTGATTAG